From a single Calothrix sp. NIES-2098 genomic region:
- a CDS encoding methyl-accepting chemotaxis protein codes for MNNGLHAEKNGMKSTYHPPALNSPFTLDIARGSAAENIANTQNNKSTSHTEKKSLLQRFYNLSLSRKQLIALIVSEVITILGLSVVSRWLISHNFQNTLLEQAKSELAVTDINYNIQIDEMGLVSLSQSDNPTIIKSAILHSSGQAVSQRLQAEVKQILENEIKAGKIDYATLVGKDFKIIANANANREAEIFNPDNLVSEVFNNLQQMKATRIISASELSQELPLLANALNNQDALIRYTVTPVKNPTTQAVVGALVTGDIVNGKDQIVRDTLKATNGGYSAVYLRQPTGEFTLATALEQSKSQNLDRAQANIKLPQAAKSFLEAAATAKGNVVTTKLNLGNKTYAMAAKAVPNTIVETDEQSIANFDEKSVAILVRGTPETALSQLLQNNFWLELIAIILALTLILFWTFVLKRGVVQPIQQLGQTAKKFNQGDRAARTEIFANDEIGQLANTFNQIADRMTQQLIRQENEAKLAQVVNEITARFRGSLNTTHILNVAVTSIREAIAVDRAIVYRFDDNWQGKIIAESVGRDWPKALGKEIADPCFASDYVHKYQQGRVQALENIYAAGLTECHLHQLEQFAVKANIVAPILLDNKLYGLLIAHQCSSTRNWQQLEIELLKQVAIPVGYALEQSYLLEQIETARSRAETAAIEQRQQNEALQEQILTLLRDIEGASQGDLTVRSEVTSGELGTVADFFNSIVESLRAIVTKVKTSAIQVNTAIGENEVAIRQLAAKALQQADDISLSLVSVDQMKSSIESVAENARKAALVAHQASCTAEENGQAMDLAVQNILKLRSTIGDTAKKVKRLGESSQQISHVVALINQIATQTNFLAINAGLEATRSGVEGEGFAIIAEEVASLAARCSDATQEIAQIVAKIQRETSEVVTAMELGTNQVVEGTNIVEQAKSSLSQILDVSKQIDDLVQSISWATSSQVETSQAVSKLMQEISQVSTLTSNYSRLASQSLKQTFEISQELQAAVETFKVN; via the coding sequence ATGAATAATGGACTTCATGCCGAGAAAAATGGGATGAAATCAACATACCATCCCCCTGCTTTAAATTCACCATTTACTCTTGATATCGCTCGCGGTTCTGCTGCGGAAAATATTGCGAATACTCAAAATAACAAAAGTACATCTCACACAGAAAAGAAATCTTTATTGCAGAGATTTTATAACCTTTCTCTTAGCCGCAAACAACTAATTGCTTTAATAGTATCTGAAGTCATTACTATTTTAGGACTCAGCGTAGTAAGTAGATGGTTAATTAGTCACAATTTTCAAAATACATTGCTTGAACAAGCAAAGTCAGAATTGGCTGTTACAGATATTAATTACAATATTCAGATCGATGAGATGGGATTGGTATCTCTTAGTCAATCTGATAACCCTACAATTATTAAATCTGCGATTTTGCATTCTTCTGGACAAGCAGTAAGTCAGCGATTGCAAGCCGAAGTCAAGCAAATCCTAGAAAACGAAATCAAAGCTGGAAAAATTGATTATGCTACCCTAGTGGGTAAAGATTTTAAGATTATTGCAAATGCCAATGCTAATCGGGAAGCTGAAATTTTTAATCCCGATAATTTAGTGAGTGAAGTATTCAATAATCTTCAACAGATGAAAGCTACGAGAATTATTAGTGCATCGGAGCTTAGTCAAGAATTACCTTTGTTAGCGAATGCTCTTAACAATCAAGATGCTCTGATTCGTTACACAGTAACGCCCGTCAAAAATCCAACTACACAAGCTGTTGTTGGTGCTTTAGTAACTGGTGATATTGTTAATGGTAAAGACCAGATTGTTAGAGACACATTAAAAGCTACAAATGGCGGCTATAGTGCTGTATATTTACGTCAACCAACAGGTGAATTTACTTTAGCAACAGCGTTAGAACAAAGTAAATCTCAGAATTTAGATCGGGCACAAGCTAATATCAAATTACCCCAAGCAGCAAAATCTTTCTTAGAAGCAGCAGCAACAGCCAAAGGTAATGTAGTTACTACAAAGTTAAATTTAGGAAACAAAACTTATGCAATGGCTGCTAAAGCTGTACCCAATACGATCGTGGAAACAGACGAGCAATCAATCGCTAATTTTGATGAAAAATCGGTAGCTATTTTAGTGAGAGGAACTCCAGAAACTGCTCTGAGTCAATTGCTACAAAATAATTTTTGGTTAGAATTAATTGCAATTATTTTAGCATTAACACTCATTTTATTTTGGACATTCGTTTTGAAGCGGGGAGTTGTTCAACCTATCCAGCAGCTAGGGCAAACAGCTAAAAAATTTAATCAAGGCGATCGCGCTGCTCGTACTGAGATTTTTGCTAATGATGAAATCGGACAATTAGCTAACACTTTTAACCAAATCGCCGATCGGATGACGCAACAACTCATCCGCCAAGAAAATGAAGCAAAATTAGCGCAAGTCGTCAATGAAATTACGGCTCGTTTTCGGGGATCGCTCAACACTACACATATCCTGAATGTAGCAGTCACCAGTATCAGAGAAGCGATCGCAGTCGATCGCGCGATCGTCTATCGCTTTGATGACAATTGGCAAGGTAAGATTATTGCCGAATCCGTTGGTAGGGATTGGCCTAAAGCCTTAGGAAAAGAGATTGCAGACCCTTGTTTTGCCAGTGATTATGTTCATAAATACCAGCAAGGCCGAGTTCAAGCGCTAGAAAACATTTATGCAGCTGGATTAACCGAGTGTCATCTTCACCAACTAGAACAATTTGCAGTCAAAGCGAATATAGTTGCACCCATTTTGCTCGATAACAAGCTATATGGCTTGCTGATAGCACACCAATGTTCCAGTACTCGGAATTGGCAACAATTGGAAATTGAGTTGTTAAAGCAAGTAGCAATTCCAGTTGGCTATGCATTAGAGCAATCATATCTTCTAGAACAAATAGAGACAGCTCGTTCCCGTGCTGAAACTGCTGCTATTGAGCAACGCCAACAAAATGAAGCACTACAAGAACAAATACTCACTCTCCTTAGAGATATTGAAGGTGCATCCCAAGGCGATTTGACTGTGCGTTCGGAAGTCACATCTGGAGAACTTGGTACTGTTGCTGACTTTTTTAACTCAATTGTGGAAAGTCTCAGAGCGATAGTCACTAAAGTCAAAACATCAGCTATCCAGGTAAATACAGCCATTGGCGAAAACGAAGTAGCTATCCGCCAACTTGCGGCCAAAGCACTCCAACAAGCAGACGATATCAGCCTCAGTTTGGTTAGTGTTGACCAAATGAAAAGTTCGATTGAATCTGTAGCAGAAAACGCGAGAAAAGCTGCCTTAGTTGCTCATCAAGCATCCTGTACTGCTGAAGAAAATGGCCAAGCTATGGATCTGGCTGTACAAAATATTTTAAAACTGCGCTCAACCATTGGCGACACGGCAAAAAAAGTCAAGCGTCTGGGAGAATCTTCGCAACAAATTTCTCATGTAGTGGCCTTAATTAACCAAATAGCTACTCAAACTAACTTTTTAGCGATCAACGCCGGACTTGAAGCCACAAGATCGGGTGTAGAAGGTGAAGGTTTTGCGATTATTGCTGAAGAAGTTGCTTCGCTAGCAGCTCGTTGCTCTGATGCTACTCAAGAAATTGCCCAAATTGTCGCCAAAATTCAACGGGAAACTAGTGAAGTTGTCACAGCAATGGAATTAGGAACTAATCAGGTAGTAGAAGGTACTAACATCGTCGAACAGGCTAAAAGTTCCCTGAGTCAGATTCTTGATGTCTCCAAACAAATTGATGATTTAGTACAATCAATTTCTTGGGCAACATCATCTCAGGTAGAAACATCGCAAGCAGTGAGCAAACTAATGCAAGAAATTTCCCAAGTTTCTACACTTACTAGCAACTACTCGCGCCTGGCTTCGCAATCTCTAAAACAGACTTTTGAAATTTCCCAGGAATTACAAGCAGCTGTAGAAACTTTCAAAGTCAATTGA
- a CDS encoding tetratricopeptide domain protein → MIYKKYRRLLIFIFSGLLGLLSSLSIPAWSNSSSLQVTASPLEIAREGEKRYNAGELEAAIKLWQTAAEGYQKIGDREGITKSLINKSQALQDLGLYPKACKTLLQALEVKSPDCSQTQIDSVYKTLAEKQNSLSLTEAIGLQSLGDVLRRQGLLQQSQQILQLSLSSIAASPAKSAVLLSLGNTERTFGNQIRDRWDYDAVTDIIDRKSLSDALAPYQQAVNYYIQAVNIASAPAIPKIQAQLNHFQLLLETQKWWREQTQRRIASWSRFNEAKLIQRAKDFSSQLELQLSQDTQNLQSQITSNLANLTPSRAAIYAQINFAESLMQSAQLNQVAPILENALQQARTLGDRRAETYTLGYLGKLYHKQGQLDRATKLTQQALILAQEQNITGDAREIIYLWQSQLGSLLRKQGDAKGAIAAYTAAFNTLQSLRSDLNANNQDVQFDFLQEVRPVYLELADLLLKSNLGDDELNSLLVFDPRIKQEKTETKNSQKRLELARQIVESLQLAELDNFFQDPCSETANVAVQIDNIDANAAVIYPIVLPDRLEVILSVSGKPLESVKIPISEKEVNETLDRLYDNLDNLSINNSARNILSTSNPNPKELEENLQTLLPIFQEVYNWLIKPFETLLDNNQIKNLVFVLNGRLQRVPIAALYNGQNYLIQKYSVALVPSLQLLATKRLQSKQLKVLAAGVSEQVKIQGEFFAALVNVPKELDQIKQTFPASQKLLNQEFTAKTIQKQLKSNFPVVHLATHGLFSSNPQKNFIITGDGKSISINELSTLLREPGTTVELLVLSACETATGDERAVLGLAGMAVRSGARSTLATLWPVSDASTAQFMGEFYQNLKQPGGKQADALRKAQLSLLESLKLNPPFQELQNLPPHPYYWAPYVLVGNWQ, encoded by the coding sequence ATGATTTATAAAAAGTATCGTCGTTTATTGATATTCATCTTTTCAGGCTTATTGGGTCTGTTATCAAGTCTTAGTATTCCTGCTTGGTCGAATTCTTCTAGTTTACAAGTCACAGCCAGTCCTTTAGAGATAGCGAGGGAAGGGGAAAAACGCTACAATGCTGGAGAATTGGAAGCAGCTATCAAGTTATGGCAAACAGCGGCTGAGGGTTATCAAAAAATTGGCGATCGCGAGGGTATAACTAAAAGCCTAATTAACAAGTCCCAAGCTTTGCAAGATTTAGGACTGTATCCCAAAGCTTGCAAGACCTTACTTCAAGCTTTAGAAGTTAAAAGTCCAGATTGTAGCCAAACCCAAATCGATAGCGTCTACAAAACCCTTGCAGAAAAACAAAATTCCCTTTCTTTAACTGAAGCGATTGGTTTGCAAAGCCTCGGTGATGTTCTGCGCAGACAAGGTTTATTACAACAGTCTCAACAAATCTTGCAATTAAGTCTGTCATCAATTGCAGCATCGCCAGCGAAAAGTGCTGTCTTACTGAGTTTGGGTAACACCGAACGCACTTTCGGAAACCAAATTCGCGATCGCTGGGATTATGATGCAGTGACGGACATTATCGATCGCAAATCTCTGTCTGATGCGCTAGCACCTTACCAACAAGCTGTTAACTACTATATTCAAGCAGTAAATATTGCATCAGCGCCAGCAATTCCCAAAATTCAAGCTCAACTCAATCACTTTCAGCTATTACTAGAAACGCAAAAATGGTGGCGCGAACAGACGCAACGCCGCATCGCTTCTTGGTCGAGATTTAATGAAGCTAAATTAATTCAAAGAGCAAAAGATTTTAGCTCTCAGTTAGAGTTACAACTAAGTCAAGATACACAAAATTTGCAAAGTCAAATTACATCTAACCTGGCAAATCTTACACCCAGTCGCGCCGCAATTTACGCTCAGATTAATTTTGCTGAATCTTTGATGCAAAGCGCACAATTAAACCAGGTTGCACCGATATTAGAAAATGCGTTGCAACAGGCACGTACCTTAGGAGATAGACGAGCCGAAACCTACACTCTAGGCTACTTGGGCAAACTCTACCATAAACAAGGGCAATTAGATCGAGCAACCAAACTGACTCAGCAAGCTTTAATCTTAGCTCAAGAACAAAATATTACTGGGGACGCTAGGGAAATTATTTATCTTTGGCAATCGCAGTTAGGTAGTTTGCTCAGAAAACAGGGAGATGCCAAAGGAGCGATCGCAGCTTACACTGCCGCCTTTAATACGCTGCAATCTCTACGTAGCGATTTAAATGCTAACAATCAAGATGTGCAGTTTGACTTTCTCCAAGAAGTTAGACCTGTTTATTTAGAATTAGCAGATTTGCTATTGAAATCAAATCTAGGTGATGATGAATTAAATTCTTTGTTAGTCTTCGATCCGAGGATTAAACAAGAAAAGACGGAAACGAAAAATTCTCAAAAACGTTTAGAGTTAGCCCGCCAGATTGTAGAATCTCTGCAATTAGCAGAACTAGATAACTTCTTTCAAGACCCTTGTTCGGAAACAGCAAATGTCGCAGTGCAAATTGATAATATTGATGCTAATGCGGCTGTTATCTATCCCATCGTTTTGCCAGATCGCTTAGAAGTTATCCTTTCCGTATCGGGGAAACCCTTGGAGTCTGTCAAAATTCCCATCAGCGAAAAGGAAGTTAATGAGACTTTAGATCGGCTGTACGATAATTTAGACAACCTGAGTATTAATAACTCTGCACGTAATATTCTCTCGACTTCTAACCCCAATCCCAAAGAATTAGAAGAAAATCTTCAGACGCTATTACCAATTTTCCAAGAAGTTTATAACTGGCTGATTAAACCTTTTGAAACACTATTAGATAACAACCAAATCAAAAATTTAGTCTTTGTACTAAATGGCAGATTACAAAGAGTACCAATAGCTGCACTTTACAATGGACAAAATTATCTAATTCAAAAATATAGCGTGGCGCTGGTTCCCAGCCTACAACTACTCGCGACAAAACGATTGCAAAGCAAACAACTAAAAGTTTTAGCTGCTGGCGTTAGCGAACAAGTTAAAATACAAGGAGAATTTTTTGCTGCACTAGTTAATGTGCCCAAGGAATTAGACCAAATTAAACAAACTTTTCCCGCCTCCCAAAAGCTGCTGAATCAAGAGTTTACCGCCAAAACTATTCAAAAACAGTTGAAATCAAATTTTCCCGTTGTCCACTTAGCAACGCATGGGTTATTTAGTTCTAATCCCCAGAAGAATTTTATTATTACAGGCGATGGTAAAAGCATCAGTATTAATGAGTTGAGTACTTTGCTCAGAGAACCAGGTACAACTGTAGAATTATTGGTGCTGAGTGCTTGCGAAACTGCTACTGGCGATGAACGCGCCGTTTTAGGCTTGGCGGGAATGGCTGTGCGATCGGGCGCACGCAGTACTCTAGCTACACTCTGGCCTGTAAGCGATGCTTCAACTGCGCAATTCATGGGTGAATTTTACCAAAATCTGAAACAGCCAGGGGGGAAACAAGCAGATGCTTTGAGGAAGGCACAACTCTCGCTGTTGGAATCTTTGAAGCTGAATCCGCCTTTTCAGGAGTTGCAGAATTTACCACCTCATCCTTATTATTGGGCACCTTACGTTTTAGTGGGTAATTGGCAATAG
- a CDS encoding filamentous hemagglutinin family outer membrane protein, with protein sequence MKQVPRQIFCLSSAYICCLIAASPGLAQISSDNTLPGNISQSGNIFEITGGAQVGNNLFHSFREFSVPTGGEAFFNNATNLTNITNIISRVTGGSISNIDGLIRENYGANFILINPSGINFGANAQLNIGGSFLASTANSVKFADGAEFSATDTSVSPRLTISVPVGLQFGQNPQAIRLQGQGHNLSLERPIFSPFTRGSTTGLKVQPGNTLALVGGGIISEGGTLTAEGGRIDLGSVAGGLVSLNPSSQGWNLSYQGVTNFQDIALSQKALADTSGAGSGSIQLQGRNISLRDGSVALIQTQGAQAAGGINVNASESLALIGTTATGQISSNLFTETLGAGKSGDINVVTPRLLLQDGAAISAATYTPAPGGNIDIKAADSVQVIGFSSINPSRFSNITAATFGAGNAGTLTVTTQQLTALSGGNIASVTGGKDGIGSGGNVTVNASKLVELIGVTPFVFTPSQITAGTGGPGKAGSVTVNTERLVVKDGGRVDASTLASGPAGSVTINAKDAVEVSGTVPGSVNPSLIVSSANIVDPSLQQLLELPAVPSGNSGDVTINTGKLTVADGAELTVRNDGKGNAGTLQVNAGSVLLNSGGKITADNLGSGSGGNLRIETGKLTISDRAFLSASTFGNGTGGDINLRAADSVEMLGTGFEEMQGIFQVGALAGTLKPTDRGTGIFIETVGTGASGKLTIETPFLLMRNGAIVSNLTFSNGVGGNLNIRASELVEATGSAIQTGNTIGSTGTAGNIKIDTKQLRLQDGGNIVSATLGNGLGGNVEIKATDAVQIQRTPPTAAILTGIYTNTTFGTGKGGDITIDTGKLFIENGVIGSNTGASLPTLVIPFGGPGGNVIVNASDSVEIAGILPDPRFPSGLGTTGFSPSRSGDLTISTKKLILRDGADASTATLGAGQGGTLTVNASESIELSGTQIGNLTLGGLSAAAGRVNSPELKVTGASGDINLFTDKLIVRNGAKIGVESLGQGNAGNLKVVANSIRLDNQGSISAATTSGEGGNISLQTHSLLMRHNSQISATAGGNANGGNINITGFSPTNFVALLEGSKITADAFQGAGGNISINTRGFFVCPTCQITASSQLGVAGQISINTPEAENNFEVIDLPQEVAKPEQVVAQACRASRRENESEFTITGRGGLPPRPSEQLSSGALISFEPAGASAATEVQNSSQLPLPARGWYVNAQGVVVLASQAPTPSPYGSGLSSANCQ encoded by the coding sequence ATGAAACAAGTCCCTCGCCAAATTTTCTGTCTTAGCAGTGCTTACATCTGCTGTCTAATTGCTGCTTCTCCTGGTTTAGCGCAAATCTCTTCAGATAACACACTTCCTGGCAATATTAGTCAAAGTGGTAACATCTTTGAAATTACGGGAGGGGCACAAGTTGGTAACAATCTTTTCCATAGCTTTCGAGAATTTTCTGTTCCCACTGGTGGCGAAGCTTTTTTCAACAACGCGACAAACCTAACTAATATTACTAACATTATTAGCCGAGTTACAGGTGGTTCAATCTCTAATATTGATGGCTTAATTAGAGAAAACTACGGCGCTAATTTCATCCTGATCAATCCTAGCGGCATTAACTTTGGTGCCAATGCCCAACTCAATATTGGTGGCTCATTTTTGGCAAGTACGGCAAATAGCGTCAAATTTGCTGATGGTGCAGAGTTTAGCGCTACAGACACTTCAGTTTCTCCTCGACTCACAATTAGCGTGCCAGTCGGCTTGCAATTTGGGCAAAATCCCCAAGCAATTCGCCTTCAAGGGCAAGGACATAACCTCAGTCTGGAACGCCCGATATTCTCGCCCTTTACTAGAGGAAGCACCACTGGCTTGAAGGTGCAGCCTGGTAATACTTTAGCCTTGGTAGGCGGGGGAATTATCTCTGAAGGTGGGACGCTGACAGCCGAAGGCGGACGCATCGATTTAGGTAGCGTAGCCGGAGGCTTGGTGAGTCTCAATCCCAGTTCTCAAGGCTGGAATTTAAGTTATCAAGGAGTGACGAATTTTCAAGATATTGCCCTATCGCAAAAAGCATTAGCAGATACCAGCGGTGCAGGTAGTGGCTCAATTCAGTTGCAAGGGCGAAATATTTCTCTGCGCGATGGCTCAGTTGCGTTAATTCAAACCCAAGGAGCGCAAGCAGCAGGCGGAATTAATGTCAACGCTTCTGAGTCTTTGGCATTGATTGGTACGACAGCAACGGGACAGATTTCCAGCAACTTGTTTACCGAAACTCTCGGTGCTGGCAAGAGTGGCGATATTAATGTTGTCACCCCCCGTTTACTGCTACAAGATGGAGCAGCCATATCTGCGGCTACATATACTCCTGCTCCCGGTGGCAATATTGATATCAAAGCGGCTGATTCCGTACAAGTGATAGGATTTTCCTCAATTAACCCCAGTCGTTTCAGTAATATCACGGCGGCAACGTTTGGTGCTGGTAATGCCGGAACTCTCACAGTAACAACACAGCAGTTGACGGCACTTTCAGGAGGAAATATTGCCTCTGTTACTGGTGGTAAAGATGGCATTGGCTCCGGTGGTAACGTGACTGTCAATGCCTCAAAGTTGGTAGAACTAATAGGCGTCACACCATTTGTTTTCACTCCTAGCCAAATCACTGCTGGGACTGGCGGCCCGGGAAAGGCTGGCAGCGTCACCGTGAATACTGAGCGTTTGGTTGTCAAAGATGGCGGGAGAGTAGATGCTTCCACCTTAGCTAGCGGCCCCGCTGGTAGCGTTACCATCAATGCCAAGGATGCGGTAGAAGTGAGTGGGACTGTCCCAGGCTCAGTCAATCCCAGTTTGATCGTTTCCTCAGCTAACATCGTCGATCCGAGCTTACAACAGTTATTGGAATTGCCCGCTGTACCGAGTGGCAACTCTGGTGATGTAACTATTAACACGGGAAAATTGACGGTTGCAGATGGTGCCGAACTGACAGTGAGAAATGATGGCAAGGGGAATGCCGGAACGCTACAGGTTAATGCTGGCTCTGTCTTGCTCAATAGCGGAGGTAAGATCACGGCAGACAATCTAGGTAGCGGATCTGGGGGGAACCTCAGAATTGAGACTGGTAAGTTAACAATTAGCGATCGCGCTTTCTTATCGGCATCAACTTTTGGTAATGGTACGGGAGGAGATATTAATCTCCGTGCTGCCGACTCAGTAGAAATGTTAGGCACTGGATTTGAGGAGATGCAAGGGATTTTTCAAGTCGGCGCGCTAGCTGGAACGCTCAAACCCACCGATCGCGGAACTGGTATTTTTATTGAAACTGTCGGTACGGGCGCTTCAGGGAAGCTAACTATTGAGACTCCCTTCCTACTGATGCGTAACGGAGCGATCGTATCTAATCTGACATTTAGTAACGGAGTCGGCGGAAATCTGAATATCCGTGCCTCTGAGTTAGTAGAAGCAACTGGTTCTGCCATTCAAACAGGAAATACTATAGGCAGTACTGGCACAGCAGGTAACATCAAAATTGATACTAAGCAATTGAGATTGCAAGATGGGGGCAATATTGTTAGTGCGACCTTAGGAAATGGTCTGGGCGGAAATGTAGAAATTAAAGCCACCGATGCCGTACAAATACAGAGGACTCCACCAACAGCTGCAATTTTAACAGGCATCTACACTAACACTACCTTCGGTACAGGCAAGGGTGGCGATATCACAATTGATACAGGCAAATTGTTTATTGAAAATGGCGTCATTGGCAGTAATACAGGAGCTTCTCTACCAACACTTGTTATCCCTTTTGGGGGGCCAGGGGGAAATGTCATCGTCAATGCCAGCGATTCTGTAGAAATAGCTGGCATTTTACCCGATCCCAGATTTCCTAGTGGTTTAGGTACTACAGGTTTTAGCCCATCTCGCTCAGGAGACTTGACGATTTCGACGAAGAAGCTAATTCTGCGTGACGGGGCAGATGCATCGACTGCGACGTTAGGTGCTGGCCAAGGAGGAACTTTAACTGTCAACGCTTCCGAATCTATAGAACTCAGTGGCACCCAAATCGGAAATTTGACACTAGGTGGCTTATCAGCTGCGGCTGGAAGGGTGAACTCACCAGAACTGAAGGTCACGGGTGCTTCTGGTGACATCAATTTGTTTACAGACAAATTGATTGTTCGGAATGGGGCAAAAATTGGTGTGGAAAGTTTAGGCCAGGGAAATGCAGGCAATTTGAAAGTCGTTGCTAACTCTATCCGGCTAGATAATCAAGGAAGCATATCTGCTGCTACTACATCTGGTGAAGGTGGCAACATTTCTCTGCAAACACATTCCTTACTGATGCGTCATAACAGTCAGATATCTGCTACTGCTGGTGGAAATGCTAACGGGGGCAATATCAACATTACTGGCTTTAGCCCTACCAACTTTGTGGCCTTGCTGGAAGGCAGTAAGATTACAGCCGATGCTTTTCAGGGGGCGGGAGGAAATATCAGCATCAATACCAGAGGATTCTTTGTCTGTCCGACTTGCCAAATTACTGCTAGTTCCCAACTGGGAGTTGCTGGACAAATCAGCATTAATACACCAGAGGCAGAAAATAACTTTGAAGTTATTGATTTACCGCAAGAGGTAGCGAAACCAGAACAAGTAGTAGCGCAGGCTTGTCGCGCCTCCAGAAGAGAGAATGAAAGCGAATTTACGATAACTGGGCGCGGAGGCTTACCACCTCGACCCAGCGAACAGTTAAGTAGTGGTGCTTTGATTAGTTTTGAGCCTGCTGGTGCAAGTGCTGCTACCGAGGTGCAAAATAGCTCGCAACTACCGTTACCTGCAAGAGGTTGGTATGTGAACGCCCAAGGTGTGGTAGTTCTCGCCAGCCAAGCGCCTACTCCGAGTCCTTATGGTTCTGGGTTAAGTTCAGCTAATTGTCAATGA
- a CDS encoding surface antigen D15 domain-containing protein, producing MQECSLKSGVRLSVLYPYLLFLLVLSSTNSAYAQPNPVTPKPPEQLPPNPLPPTNAPIEIPPSAPPTPEEVQDIPGTITVQKFEFVGNTAFSQRELESAIANFTGKPITFAELLKAANQITELYVKKGYITSGAYIPAQEFRSGIVKIQVVEGSLEDIQVNVIKGRLHPNYVRSRIAIATGKPLNINRLQEALQLLQLNPLIESLDAELTAGTRPGVNSLTVAVKGARTFTTQLNLNNNRNPSVGSFERGITISEASLLGLGDRFTFAYKNTDGSNSFEGGYILPINARNGSIGFNYRITDNRIIEPPFNNLDIEVNSREFELSFRQPVLQKATPEVSQELTLSLTAARRESNSSIQGVDFPLFPGADNQGETRISELSFAQEWLQRSRQEVLAARSEFNLGVGAFNATINNNEPDSRYFLWRGQLIYLRLLSQAKGQTAIAPTLLLRSNMQLASDSLLSIEQFSLGGQGTVRGYRQDALLTDNGIFASAELRLPIARFPEVQGTLQVAPFIDIGTVWNTGRENPKPNTIAGTGFGLLWQMGDRFTARLDWGIPLVSIDSSKRTWQENGVYFQLEYKAF from the coding sequence ATGCAAGAGTGTAGTCTGAAATCTGGTGTTAGGTTGAGTGTTTTATATCCTTATCTGTTGTTCTTACTTGTGCTGTCTTCGACAAACTCTGCTTACGCCCAGCCGAATCCTGTCACCCCCAAGCCTCCAGAACAACTTCCACCTAACCCCCTACCTCCAACAAACGCACCGATTGAGATACCGCCTTCAGCACCGCCAACGCCGGAGGAAGTGCAGGATATTCCAGGGACTATTACCGTGCAAAAGTTTGAGTTTGTGGGCAATACGGCATTTAGTCAAAGGGAGTTAGAATCTGCGATCGCCAATTTTACAGGCAAACCAATTACCTTTGCTGAACTACTCAAAGCTGCCAATCAAATTACCGAACTGTATGTAAAAAAGGGGTACATCACTTCGGGAGCCTATATCCCAGCTCAAGAATTTCGTTCGGGGATCGTCAAAATTCAGGTAGTAGAAGGCAGTTTGGAAGATATTCAAGTTAATGTCATCAAAGGACGATTGCATCCTAATTATGTGCGCAGTCGAATTGCGATCGCTACTGGCAAACCCCTGAATATCAATCGCTTACAAGAAGCTTTACAACTGCTGCAACTCAATCCTTTAATTGAAAGCTTAGATGCGGAATTGACTGCGGGTACTAGACCAGGTGTAAATTCCCTGACAGTTGCAGTTAAGGGTGCGAGAACTTTTACTACTCAACTCAATCTGAATAATAACCGCAACCCCAGTGTTGGTAGTTTTGAGCGCGGGATTACAATATCAGAAGCTAGCTTGTTGGGATTAGGCGATCGCTTCACTTTTGCTTACAAAAATACTGATGGTAGCAATAGTTTTGAGGGTGGCTATATCCTACCAATCAATGCCCGCAATGGCAGTATTGGCTTTAACTATCGCATTACCGACAATAGAATTATTGAACCTCCTTTTAACAATCTGGATATCGAAGTCAATTCTCGCGAGTTTGAATTGTCTTTTCGTCAGCCAGTGCTGCAAAAAGCCACACCAGAAGTTAGCCAAGAACTCACTCTAAGTCTCACCGCAGCTAGACGGGAAAGCAATTCTTCGATTCAAGGTGTGGATTTTCCTCTATTTCCTGGGGCTGATAACCAAGGAGAAACGCGCATATCTGAGTTGAGTTTTGCGCAAGAATGGCTACAGCGAAGTCGTCAGGAGGTGTTAGCAGCTCGTTCGGAGTTTAACCTGGGGGTTGGAGCCTTTAACGCCACGATTAATAACAACGAACCAGATAGCCGATATTTCCTTTGGCGGGGACAGCTAATATATTTGCGCCTCCTCAGTCAAGCAAAAGGACAAACTGCGATCGCTCCTACTCTGTTGTTGCGTTCTAATATGCAATTGGCAAGCGATTCTCTGCTTTCCATCGAACAGTTTAGTTTAGGCGGTCAAGGAACAGTGCGGGGTTATCGCCAAGATGCTTTGCTTACCGATAATGGTATTTTTGCCTCCGCAGAATTGCGATTACCCATTGCCCGTTTCCCCGAAGTGCAAGGAACTTTACAAGTCGCACCATTTATTGATATTGGCACTGTCTGGAACACGGGAAGAGAAAATCCCAAACCCAATACCATTGCAGGTACGGGATTCGGGCTACTTTGGCAAATGGGCGATCGCTTTACAGCCCGCCTCGATTGGGGGATTCCTTTAGTAAGTATTGATTCTAGCAAGCGGACATGGCAAGAAAATGGCGTGTATTTTCAATTGGAGTATAAGGCGTTTTAA